One window of the uncultured Paludibaculum sp. genome contains the following:
- a CDS encoding arylsulfatase has translation MNRRTFTQTLAAAPAILSAQPRRKPNIVWIMADDMGPGDLGCYGQKYIRTPNIDKLAAEGMLFTTAYSGGTVCAPARSTLMTGQHNGHTPIRSNPGGVPLLASEGTVADVLKSAGYATALCGKWGLGDIGTDGVPWKHGFDQFFGTLHQAHAHFQYPRFLYENGKEFPLAGNINGARVTYANDVIANRAVEFIRQNKDKPFFLYHSPTMPHFEPQVPEDSMAEYRGKFPMGKPWSQPNNRLKAQPDVRTAYAAMVTRVDTYVGRIMSELRRQGLDQDTIVFFTSDNGATLPEIGEFFFDSALGLRGHKGNLYEGGVRAPMLARWPGHVPAGRKSDLQWYFPDFLPTAAELAGVRTLPKGIDGMSVLPTLLGQQQKPHEMLYWEHPDYNWKTQEFAPGVPMQAMRRGHMKAVRPRQNGVVELYDLAADPSEKKDLAGAQPKLAAQFDQWMRGARTPPRVQKEPPHGWWEARS, from the coding sequence ATGAATCGACGCACCTTCACACAGACCCTCGCGGCTGCGCCGGCCATCCTCTCGGCGCAGCCGCGCAGGAAGCCGAACATCGTCTGGATCATGGCGGACGACATGGGTCCGGGCGACCTGGGCTGCTACGGCCAGAAGTACATCCGGACACCCAACATCGACAAGCTGGCAGCGGAAGGCATGCTGTTCACCACCGCTTACTCGGGCGGAACGGTGTGCGCGCCGGCGCGCTCGACGCTCATGACCGGCCAGCACAACGGCCACACGCCCATCCGTTCGAATCCGGGCGGCGTGCCGCTGCTGGCCAGCGAGGGTACGGTGGCCGACGTGTTGAAGTCGGCAGGCTACGCCACGGCACTGTGCGGCAAGTGGGGTTTGGGCGACATCGGCACCGACGGAGTCCCGTGGAAGCACGGCTTCGACCAGTTCTTCGGTACGTTGCACCAGGCCCACGCGCACTTTCAGTACCCGCGGTTCCTCTACGAGAACGGCAAGGAGTTCCCGCTGGCCGGCAACATCAACGGGGCTCGGGTCACCTACGCCAACGACGTCATCGCCAACCGCGCGGTGGAGTTCATCCGCCAGAACAAAGACAAGCCGTTCTTCCTCTACCACTCGCCCACCATGCCGCACTTCGAGCCGCAGGTGCCCGAGGATTCCATGGCCGAGTACCGGGGCAAGTTCCCCATGGGCAAGCCCTGGAGCCAACCGAACAACCGGCTGAAGGCGCAGCCGGATGTCCGCACGGCCTACGCCGCCATGGTGACGCGTGTCGACACCTACGTCGGCCGCATCATGTCCGAACTGCGCCGCCAGGGCCTGGACCAGGACACCATCGTGTTTTTCACCTCGGACAACGGCGCGACACTGCCCGAGATCGGAGAGTTCTTCTTCGACAGCGCGCTGGGGCTGCGGGGCCACAAAGGCAATCTCTATGAGGGCGGAGTGCGAGCCCCAATGCTCGCCCGCTGGCCCGGTCATGTGCCGGCCGGCAGGAAGTCGGATCTACAGTGGTATTTCCCTGACTTTCTGCCCACGGCCGCCGAACTGGCCGGTGTTCGGACACTGCCCAAGGGCATCGACGGCATGTCCGTCCTGCCAACGCTATTAGGCCAGCAGCAGAAGCCGCACGAGATGCTCTACTGGGAGCATCCGGACTACAACTGGAAGACGCAGGAGTTCGCGCCCGGCGTCCCCATGCAGGCGATGCGGCGCGGCCACATGAAGGCCGTGCGGCCCAGGCAGAACGGCGTCGTGGAGCTGTACGACCTCGCCGCGGATCCATCGGAGAAAAAGGACCTCGCCGGGGCTCAGCCAAAGCTGGCGGCGCAGTTTGACCAGTGGATGCGCGGGGCGCGAACTCCGCCGCGCGTGCAGAAAGAGCCGCCGCACGGCTGGTGGGAGGCACGCAGCTAG
- a CDS encoding sulfatase-like hydrolase/transferase — protein MQRREFLQTLPAAALGAAPAARHNVLLLLSDEHNPLYSEPYGHPFVATPNMAKLARRGTVFQNAYCPSPLCLPSRSSFLSGRRVFDLQTYGNCNVFPVDTPSYGHVLDEQGVHSVHIGKTDVYNQASTLGFSEMIAPGDRARPGDTLVSRIPLDVQKDGAHRGAGYGVTANPFGGDLKKVDLALEWLARKAPSMTKPWTLAVNLLKPHFPHNVTPELWAQYAQHADLPKYGVNSVGAKHPYTEDLRKFFATDNYDAETIRCLRRGYYGCVTFVDQQLGRLVEALEKSGQAENTVVIYTSDHGEMLGKFGLWWKRSLYEDSARIPMIAAGPGFRAGARVQTPVDLHDLRASMFQATGAKQPAAWCGQPLQSMPAGDDGRVVFSEFQGGGTRASAFLVRQGRWKLIYNCAAPHQLFDLEKDPDELSNLAMSQPKIVRRLEQELRRICDPQQENRRAEDYTQRQLRALGR, from the coding sequence ATGCAAAGACGCGAATTCTTGCAGACATTGCCGGCCGCCGCGCTCGGCGCCGCTCCGGCCGCACGCCACAACGTGCTGCTGCTGCTGAGCGATGAACACAACCCGCTCTACAGTGAACCCTACGGCCATCCGTTTGTCGCCACGCCGAACATGGCGAAGCTGGCGCGGCGGGGCACGGTCTTCCAGAACGCCTACTGCCCTTCCCCGCTCTGCCTGCCGTCGCGCTCGTCGTTCCTCTCAGGCCGCCGCGTCTTCGATCTGCAGACCTACGGCAACTGCAATGTCTTCCCCGTGGATACGCCCAGCTATGGGCACGTGCTGGATGAACAGGGTGTGCACTCCGTCCACATCGGCAAGACGGATGTGTACAACCAGGCCTCGACGCTGGGCTTCTCCGAGATGATTGCGCCGGGCGACCGGGCGCGGCCCGGCGACACGCTGGTGTCGCGCATCCCGCTCGACGTGCAGAAGGACGGTGCCCATCGCGGAGCCGGCTATGGCGTGACGGCCAACCCGTTCGGCGGCGACCTCAAGAAGGTGGACCTGGCCCTGGAGTGGCTCGCGCGGAAGGCCCCTTCGATGACGAAGCCGTGGACCCTGGCCGTGAATCTGCTGAAGCCGCACTTCCCGCACAACGTCACGCCCGAGTTGTGGGCACAATACGCCCAGCACGCCGATCTGCCGAAGTACGGTGTGAACAGCGTTGGGGCGAAGCACCCCTACACCGAGGACCTGCGGAAGTTCTTCGCGACCGACAACTATGACGCCGAGACCATCCGCTGCCTGCGCCGCGGCTACTACGGCTGCGTCACCTTTGTCGATCAGCAGTTGGGCCGCCTGGTGGAGGCTCTGGAGAAGTCGGGTCAGGCGGAAAACACAGTGGTCATCTACACATCGGATCACGGTGAGATGCTGGGCAAGTTCGGGCTGTGGTGGAAACGCAGCCTCTATGAGGATTCGGCCCGCATCCCCATGATCGCGGCCGGCCCCGGATTTCGGGCCGGTGCCCGCGTCCAGACGCCGGTGGACCTGCACGACCTGCGGGCGTCGATGTTCCAGGCCACCGGCGCCAAGCAGCCGGCCGCCTGGTGTGGGCAACCGCTGCAATCGATGCCAGCCGGCGACGACGGCCGCGTCGTCTTCAGTGAATTCCAGGGCGGCGGTACGCGCGCCAGCGCCTTCCTCGTTCGGCAGGGCCGCTGGAAGTTGATCTACAATTGCGCCGCCCCGCATCAGTTATTCGATCTGGAAAAGGATCCGGACGAGTTGAGCAATCTGGCCATGAGCCAGCCAAAAATCGTGAGGCGGCTGGAGCAGGAGCTGCGCCGCATCTGTGACCCGCAACAGGAGAATCGACGCGCCGAGGACTACACGCAACGCCAACTGCGTGCCTTGGGCCGCTGA